The Strix uralensis isolate ZFMK-TIS-50842 chromosome 16, bStrUra1, whole genome shotgun sequence genome has a window encoding:
- the LOC141950943 gene encoding chemerin-like receptor 1: MRARGVGGFLTPSPRGLPAPHSASCLHHEPEDQMPPATPHWAGSASSRPQDPRLLAKAGPQRHGKTGQGSTESPWRGAASRRGLSQEAKPPAVGRVAKECGAADSCLLVMESVSSSPSPFSASSPTVQPENSTAHDFYSGLQKSMHVLSMVVYSIACLLGVTGNGLVIWIAGFKMKKTVNSIWFLNLAIADFIFTFFLPLSIAYTALGFHWPFGKLLCKLNSTIAFLNMFASVFLLTVISMDRCVSVAFPVWSHNRRSPELAARIALGTWVLALLLSSPYLVFRDTVVGSRNITSCYNNFALSDDYSSEATRRLWRMRHKAMIITRFLCGFLIPFTVILICYSIVAVKLKRRQLANSAKPYRIIIAVTVSFFLCYFPYHVFSLLEISKNSSSHEMKMALYIGIPLVSSLAFFNSCINPILYVFVGPDFKEKFRQSILSTFEGAFSEESVLGSLTSRRKSRSASEVEVPRV, translated from the exons ATGCGTgccaggggggtgggggggttcctcacccccagccccagggggctcccagcaccccacagTGCCTCCTGCCTCCACCATGAACCGGAGGACCAGAtgccccccgccaccccgcaCTGGGCCGGGAGCGCTTCCAGCCGCCCCCAGGACCCCAGGCTGCTGGCCAAAGCCGGGCCTCAAAG GCACGGGAAAACGGGACAAGGCAGCACTGAGTCACCGTGGAGAGGAGCAGCGTCTCGAAGGGGACTCAGCCAAGAGGCGAAACCACCGGCCGTGGGCAGAGTGGCGAAGGAGTGCGGCGCCGCG GACTCCTGCTTGCTGGTGATGGAGAGCGTCTCTTCCTCCCCTTCACCCTTCTCTGCCAGTTCCCCAACTGTACAGCCAGAGAACTCCACTGCCCACGACTTCTACTCCGGCCTCCAGAAGAGCATGCACGTCCTCTCCATGGTGGTGTACAGCATTGCCTGtttgctgggggtgacagggaACGGCCTCGTCATCTGGATCGCAGGCTTCAAGATGAAGAAGACGGTGAACTCCATCTGGTTCCTCAACCTGGCCATTGCTGACTTCATCTTTACCTTTTTCCTGCCCCTCAGCATCGCCTACACCGCCCTGGGCTTCCACTGGCCATTCGGGAAGCTCCTGTGCAAGCTGAACAGCACCATCGCCTTCCTCAACATGTTTGCCAGCGTCTTCCTCCTGACAGTCATCAGCATGGACCGCTGCGTTTCTGTGGCCTTTCCCGTCTGGTCTCACAACCGCAGGAGTCCGGAGCTGGCAGCCAGGATCGCGCTGGGGACCTGGGTCCTGGCTCTCCTCCTCAGCTCCCCGTACCTCGTCTTTCGGGACACGGTGGTTGGTTCCAGGAACATCACCAGCTGCTATAATAATTTTGCGCTGTCTGATGACTACTCATCCGAGGCAACGCGGAGGCTGTGGAGGATGCGGCATAAAGCGATGATTATAACGCGATTCTTGTGCGGGTTCCTCATCCCTTTCACGGTGATTCTCATCTGCTACAGTATCGTCGCTGTCAAGCTGAAAAGGCGGCAGTTAGCCAACTCTGCGAAGCCATACAGAATTATCATTGCTGTCACAGTCTcattttttctctgctatttCCCCTATCACGTCTTCTCCTTGCTGGAAATATCCAAAAACTCCTCCAGTCATGAGATGAAAATGGCCCTTTACATAGGGATCCCCTTGGTTTCCAGCCTTGCTTTCTTCAACAGCTGTATCAACCCCATCCTGTACGTATTTGTGGGGCCAGATTTCAAGGAGAAGTTTCGCCAGTCCATCCTGTCGACCTTCGAAGGGGCCTTCAGCGAGGAGTCggtcctgggcagcctgaccAGCAGGCGAAAGTCCAGGTCTGCTTCGGAAGTGGAAGTCCCGAGGGTCTGA